The following proteins are co-located in the Archocentrus centrarchus isolate MPI-CPG fArcCen1 unplaced genomic scaffold, fArcCen1 scaffold_153_ctg1, whole genome shotgun sequence genome:
- the LOC115775481 gene encoding distal membrane-arm assembly complex protein 1-like: protein MSVGPEPPTEGAGVPVSKASQTFKSCWSCRLISGGGLILSGAYVFNAARKVMRQGGPTSMGTVAQITFAASLAAWGAVIITDPVGKAQRKT, encoded by the exons ATGTCAGTAGGCCCGGAGCCGCCAACAGAAGGAGCCGGTGTGCCCGTGTCCAAAGCCAGCCAGACGTTTaagagctgctggagctgcaggCTGATCTCCGGAGGCGGTCTGATCCTGTCCGGAGCTTATGTGTTTAACGCAGCGCGGAAGGTGATGCGACAGGGGGGGCCCACCTCTATGGGGACAGTGGCTCAGATTACTTTCGCTGCAA GTTTGGCTGCCTGGGGAGCAGTTATCATCACGGATCCAGTAGGAAAAGCGCAGAGGAAAACTTGA